GCTACAACGCTTCATATAAGAGGGTGAAGAGACGTAAATTGGTGTGTGGCCTTGTTCTATCATCTGAGTAGCCCTAACAAAAACTAGGATAATGACCAAGCTCGAGCTGGGAGGCGGCCAAGTCCGCAACAAAATGAGTCTATCAGTAACAGCCCAAATGGGACGGACGACGCTCGACTATCGACAGAGACAGAAGGAGATGCCGGTATGCTTCCGATAAGGGTATCACTACTGCCGCCGAGACTCCTATATTGATGACCCCATTACTGCAGGAGACGCCAGCGCCCACGCCTTTCTCAAAAGCGTCTACACTCATCTACAATCAATGGGACAAGTCCTTCCCCGTAATCTTCATCGACCAGCGGAGCAAATCCTCGAGGGCGATTCAGTCGCATCCATCTTCTTTCCGCCAGAACGCCATTTTGCGCAGGAGTATATTGATTGTTTCTACGAGCACTCTAATGCCACGTATCGGTATATCCCGAGGTCGCAAATCGAACACCTCCTGGCTGGGTTCTACGGtcaggaagaagaattcCTGCAGGATGATGCGAGTATAGCCGTTCTGCTTCTTGTTATGGCTGTTGGGTGAGGTTTATACTCAAATATCAATGGTGCTTTGAACTAACAGCGGCGACTAGTTGTGTATGGTTGGCTTCCTGGCGTAATCTCGATCTAGAAGAACAAAAGACCAAGGGGTTCGTTCTACTCCCGTCCAACAATATCCATGCTCATTATTATAGTTCTCGACTGTTTaaagctggaagaagaagacttgCTCAAGTAGCCACTGTATatccaccaaccaccactATCTTACAAGGGCACGTACTGGAGGTAAGATCCtagctcctcttcctttatAAATTGAACTAATAAGAATAGTGTCAATTCTACCTAGCGCTGAATATGTTTAATACAGCTTGGGTTTCGCTGGGGAATGCTATACGACTAGGGCAAGTGGCTGGTCTCCAAAGAGCAGTCAAACAAGAGTATAGTCTGAAAGAGTGGTCACGACGCGGAATCTTTTGGTCGCTATACATGATGGATAGGTATGTGAACGGGGCTTAAAATAATGCATATTAACAGTTGTGAAGGTATCTCTCTGCTGCATTGGGTAGACCCATGGCATTGGATGACGTCGATATCACCCTTCCCTATCCAAGGCCTGGGCTTGAGGAAGATTTGGGTAAGAATGAGGTTGGCTTGACGAAAGGAGTAGTAGCTCATATAAGGTAGCGCAATAATTGCAATCGTGCCCTAGTTTCTGCTGATCCATTTATAGGCTCACCCAAATAACGGGCAGGATCCTGAAGCAGCTATACCCAGCAGTCAAACACCCCAGGACCCCAAAGAGCGACGACATTGTAATGGACATCGAGCTCGACCTTCAAATTTGGCTAGAAGAAacaccctccttcttccacccaAAAAGTGATGATGACAGAAGTGAAGCCGGTGATTGTTTGGCGTTTTTTGAGATTCCATGGATTTTCAAACGGTCAGTTGACCCTGGTTTCGAAATCGTATAGCATTTTTAATTTATGCGTCGCCGCCACAGACAACAACGAACCGTCCGAGCGGCATACAATTTCACTACCATTCTTCTATACAGAGGCTATCTCCTCGATGAGTTTCTACAGCCGAATGTCCCCCGCCGCCGAATACCatcatccaagccagctGTTGAGAAATGCGTTGAAGCAGCACTCCGGCTGGCATCTTTCGCCGCTGATATTGAGGCAGACGAGACATACAACTCGGTATATTGGGTACATATTCCACGACTAGCCATAACAACGAATAGTCATCACTAACCGTCCCGTAGGTAACAACCCATTTCACGTTCTGTGCCATCTCGATATTGACAGTGTATATGACTCTCTACAATGACCCAGATCAGCAGAGGATTATCGAGGCAGTCCTTGAAAGGGCCATGAGAGGCCACCGGAAATTAGACAACAGCATTAACAACCAGTCACAACGATTACTTGAAGTAAGATAtgttttgtttcctttttgcAGATATATTAACAGGTCCAACTTCAGGAATCAAGGTCCATTGCTCAAGCTATTCAGGCCAGTCCTCCTGAATATCCATCGAGAATGCAAAGGCAAGACTTGACAGCTTCACACCTCTGTGAAAGAAGTTCCACTATACCCATTAGCAACGAAGTCGCAGCACAAAGCGATGAGCACTTGGATTCAATATACAATGAAACAGGATGGGTACTTAATCAAACCACCCCGCATCTATCTCTGtcaatactaataataccAGGACCCCCAGGGCTACGCAAACATCCTCCACGGCGAAGGTCTAGGCGTGATCATGAACATCGGATTCGACACCTCACTGAGTCCTCTAAATAGCTTCCTCCCACCGTAGATACCGGGATTTCCTTCACTTTCGTTTTAGCCTTAATCAAAGTCTACTTAAACCCTCCTCGAGCTCCCTagccttcctctccaccTGCTCCCTAGACGCCATCAGAAAAGTCTCATCTCTACCATACCTTCCTGCAGAGTTCTTCTCATCCCCAAAGAGATCCCTGTACTCATTTTCCCAAAAGTACAACGCAATCTCTTCATGAAACTTCATCAGAATAGTAGCGTCGGGGTCCCCACGACAACAAGCACACATTTGCACCTCGTCTTCACCCGGCGGTGGGATCTTCACGCTGCCGTCTTTCAATCCTTCCATGCGTAAATCCTGGCTGGCGCTATAGATTTCCTCCATTGCCGCGTCGAGATTTGTATGCAAAAGACGGGTTTTGAATGAAGCGTGTTCGCGCGTGCATCTGTCGGCGCATTTTAGGTAAATTCGGCCCAGAGTATCGAGTGATCCGTGGCCGGTTAAGGCATTGAGATTGTCTGTTGAGGCTGAGCTGTCGCTAGACGTGTAACTAACAAGGCGAGTACCggttggggagatggagggggttagatgggggaggagggagtggaTGGCTTCGATTGTGGTGTGGAGtgggaggttgtggagggtgttgaggtgggtttggaggggAGAAAGTTGTTCAGGGTTTTCGGTCGGTTGCATTGTTGGTGATAAGATGCACGTTAGTGGAGTTTTAAAAGATGATGGTAGgaggggagatggagacttCATTCAACCTTTATAGGTGATGGTCTGACAGGCTACAGCAAAGTCATCAGGCAACGATCTTCCTACAGCGCAAATGACAACATGTCTATTATTCTGTGAGTGTAAGCGTGGATTCTCGATATTCGCAGGTCACGGCAACGATATGGAGGTGAAAATAACTTCGATTTCTCTAAATATAGAGAGATAGAATGTATTGCCCGCCATCTAAACCGCCAGCCATAGACCTGAACAATCCTTCATCTATGTACACAAAATAACCCCAACAAGTCAGCTAAGATAGGTTAACATTAGGATAATGTCTATAAAGATTAGACAAGTACATACCATGTATTCCGGCTGTTTGGATCATTTTCATTCCACATAAAAATGAACATGGTGGGTATATTCCGTTCCTAGTCTATAGCAAATAATCCAAGCCGTCTGATGCACAACTCATCCTAGCAGATATTCAGCAACTTCTCAATATCCATTTTCGACTATTACAAGGGCGGCTTACCTGCAATCCATAAAGTATTTGGTATGACTATCGATCCTCTCAAGAAAAAGGGACCAAAATCTAAGTAGCCCAAAGCCGTCTTGTATTTGTAATAAGCTCCTTCGTATTGATAGGTCCTGTACAATATGGAGATATTGGAattagttaaataatatcaaGAAGTGGGATAGATACCGCACCTTTCGTACGtaaacagaaacagaaacctAACACTTGTCGCCATGTTTGGCTGACGACACTTTGGCCGCTGGCTGCTTCCTAACTTGagaatcatcatcaccagagCGTTTCCGTTTCTGTGATGCTTTCGGAGGTATGCTGGTCCCGTCCTTCTTCGGTTGCTCATCACGCAATACCGACTTGGAGCCATGAGGCTTCTTCCATCCTTTTGCTCGAGAAAGTCGACCAGGTCCATGGCTAAGCTCCGGGCATTTACGCTCCTGGTGCCCTTTCAAGTTGCATATGGGGCAGGGTCGGACCTTGGGACATTCTGCTACGGTGTGGCCGTCTTTCTTGCAGAACACGCAAAATTCACATTGGGGGCAGGTTCTGAGGGTAACACCGCATGTGCCGCAGCGTTTGCAATGGATGCGTTCTTCATCTGGCATAAATGACTTTGCCATGATGAGTGTATGAGATAGGGAATGAAGTTGGAATGGCGTACGGAGTTGGAAAAGCAATGAAGATAGAAGGAAAGCGAGAGAGGGGTGAGAATCAGAACGAGGACGAAAGTGTTGCAACCCTGGAGGATATTCACCAGATGTGAATTTGTGGTCTCGGTGTTTGATTCACAACAACAGGCCCCAAGGAGCCAATACAGTATGACGAGAAGCGCTTTTCCTAATCAGGACTGTATATTCACTGTGCTGTCTTTGTCCATATTAAAATGCTACTTCTCTAATGCATCATGGGTCTGCAAGAGGTTCTGATAATTACTTCGTACTTGTACGCGGAAGTATCACCAGTGGTCCGGCACACCCAAATCATGCACTCTGGTTAAAGTCATAAGCATTACCAAACCCCCGATTCAAATAACGCGACAAAGCCTCCTCCCGACTAACCCAGTCCACTGGAACCTCAAGCTCGCTCTGCCCTCGAATGGTCTCCTTCAAATCATCCGAAAACTCCAACTTCATAGGGTTCCGATACCATGGCGCAAAGTGAACTGAACAATCATTATTAGCATTTCCCTTGCCAGATATTTGATTAAACTGTTTTTGGGGGGCAGGAAATGAAGTAAAGGAATCCATACTCATGGCCAGCATAACCCTCGCAATCTCCGTCTGATTCCCAATACCCGCATGCCAAAGCCTCAAATCCCTCACCACAAGCGAGCCCTTGGGCACAACAGGCTGGCAAGGCGGCCTTACAGCGCGACGAGCCTCAAGCTCATCCGTCTTAATTCGTCCACTCGCCCGTTCCCCATGCAGACCTTCCTGCACGTGTAGTCCTGTATCCGTGTGCGTGCCCAGCCATACCTCCGTCGAGCCATTCTCCGGCGTCATGGTAATCAATGGCACATTGATCACGTATGCGAATGGGTGTACTGGATGTTCGAAGTCTGCGTCTGAGTGCACAGGCTGCGACATTGGGGGTGCTGTGGCTGTTGGTGGCATTGCGGTGTTTCCCGAGCAGAAAGTCCATTTTGGACGGGGGCCGAGGGCTGTAGATGTTATTTGGGTGGCGATGGGGTCTATATAGAGCATCAGATTGGCTTCTTCATAGGTAGGATTGGTGCCACTCACTCAtgaatatattcttatcAAAGTGCTCACTAACAGGTGGTGCGTCCTGCTGAATATTCCCCGGGTTGTAGTTATACGGGCTATCGTCTTCCCTGGACTGGAGGGCGTAGGCGTCTTTTACCATTTTCTCGTTGAGGCGGGCGAGGCAGTCGTGCGGGATGAcgtcttcgacgacgacgagaccATCGCGGTGCAGGCTGCGGATTGCGACTTCCAGGTTCTGAGGTGATAGACGTGCATTTTGAATTTCTGATCTCGATGGGCGGATTGAGGTTGGGTAGCTTGTTAGTTTTCCGAGCTGGGTTAAGAGTTGGCGGGTTTGTTTTGCGAGCCTTGTGACGGTTTGATTCATGATGCGAGAGGTTGACACTGTTGTGGTGTTGCAATTAAATACAGATTGGATATGTTGAGAGTTGTTAGATTGGGTTAATGCTTGTGTGAGGGCAGAGGGTGAGCTAGGatacttatatttactattcaCCCGGTTTGCCAATCCAATTATAGCTATCCCCGCAGCCTCGCCTTTTGGGTTTCGCCTTTCGCTTTTGGTTTTGTTTCGAAGTTCTATAGAGGTGGGTAAAGAATCCcactaattattatagacaACAATTCCATTGGGGTAGAGCGGACAAATCCAGTCCGCTTATGGAAAGGCCTCGCTTTTCCCATCTCGTCTTTCGCCTTTCGCCTTTCCCCACTTCATGCGGGAGACTGAACAGCGAGCCATTCCAAGGTCAAACTGTTTCCGCAAACTGAACTGCCCAAAAGGCCTTGTGAGATTATTCTGCTCTCCAAATAGAACCGAGTAGAAGTAGCCGGTATACCTACCGTTCGTCAACGCTGATATTCTTTTCATCCTAATCCACTTGTAATTACATATTTAAATCTCCTTCATCGCTCAACATCCATAGGCGAGGAGAGCGCTTCTGTTATGGTGGAAACAGGCCACCCACTTAATTCTCCCCACCGTTTTACCTCCTCTGTAATCTCGTTGCGTTTTTGAATGTCCTGAAGCCAAGGTCCGCCTGTTGTATATTGTGAGACTCGGTACCGAATAGCCCTGGAGGAGACTTACAGAACGCGATAGGACCAAAAGCATTAACCCATACCGGCGCCGAATCACTTGTAAGCACCAAAGCACACACTTCAGTCGCATGGTGATCTAACTTTTGACGGAGGGCGTTCATGTTGTTTAGGCGTTGTAAGGTATTGAGTGGCTGTGGTAATGGCTCTGCCAGCCAGAGGATGCTCATGGCGGTGTGATAGTAATGGAGACTCGAGGCTAATCTTGTCAGATGGGGGTCCGAATTGGTGTATACACTATACTCACCATGCCAGCCTCGGAGAGCCCAAATGGATGGGAAGTTACTTTGCTTTCCCAGGCCTGGGGTTTGTATTGGGTCAAAAGAGGAGGGAAGCGAGGCTTTCCAACTATCTAGCTCGGACTTTATACTTTCCCATTCTGGGAGGCTGAGGGCCGGAGAGTTTATTGATAGGCATCGATTAATAGCTTTTCCAAGGAGGAACGTCACACTATTGGCAAAGTCCGCGTCGTCCGCAGATTCCGGAGGGGTATGCTGAGACAAGGCGATCATGAGGCTCCGCTGTTCAATAAGGGATACAGTAATATCCTCTCGCAGATAGTTCCAGAACCCTGCGCTAAGTAAGTCTGAAGTAAGCTGGACGTGCCGGCTGGCTAGGAGGGAGTAGCATCCTTGTAGATGACTTTGGGAGCTGACATTCTCTGTCGTCTAGAGTTAGCATGTGCCACCCTAAGAGTCAGATTGAGCTAACGTGTGATTATTTCATAAGAACGGAGGAGGCAGATGGCAGCCAGTGTTTCACCAATTGGCATGTCATCTATATTTCTAGTGAGCGATATCAGTCGTCGGACGCTATCGTAATGGTAGAACTCGGCGATATCTAGGTAGCTGTTTTCTGCCAAGGTACGGTGTCGGTGAGCTGCAGCAAAAGCAAGGATAGCGCTTAGCAAGAGCGGATTATGTCGAGCGCGGACGGGCACTATATCCTTGAAATGACGCCTGCTGTCGTTCAGATCATACCAGCCGGCGAGCCCTTCTATGTAGTGGCGAAATATCCTCGCGACCTGGGGATCCTGTAGGGCTTGCTCGGGGTTTTGTGTGGGGGTGTATTCGTTTTGGCCACAAGGAGCTGGAAACGAGGTACCAGACTGGACTGCAGGGGTTATGGGCGAAATTGCTGTTTGTGTGTCGTCAATCCACCGACAGTCTCGAGAACTTCGTTGGCACGGTGCACATGTAGGTCGACCTCCATTGCCTTACAGGTCCGTAGTTAGCAAATAGTGTGCTTCATTCGTGTGACTCAAAACCAACATTTGACTCTTCTCGATCTGCATTGTTGGCTGGCAATTACAAGTCAGCAGCAGTTCACCGAGCTGTCAAGATACTGAGGATCCATGCAGTATTGTGGAGTGACTCACCACCCTGTGTCAAGTCATGGTCAGAATTGCATTCGCGGGCTACAAACAATATATGATAAAAAAACTTACGGTTCCGCTCAAGTCGTCGCGGCATCTGCGTGTTCTGCaaggtgttgttgttcagGCCGTGGTTGCTGAAGAAGAGTGGAATGTTCCGCGTTTGGCGCTC
Above is a window of Aspergillus puulaauensis MK2 DNA, chromosome 2, nearly complete sequence DNA encoding:
- a CDS encoding uncharacterized protein (InterPro:IPR036875,IPR001878;~go_function: GO:0003676 - nucleic acid binding [Evidence IEA];~go_function: GO:0008270 - zinc ion binding [Evidence IEA]), translated to MAKSFMPDEERIHCKRCGTCGVTLRTCPQCEFCVFCKKDGHTVAECPKVRPCPICNLKGHQERKCPELSHGPGRLSRAKGWKKPHGSKSVLRDEQPKKDGTSIPPKASQKRKRSGDDDSQVRKQPAAKVSSAKHGDKC
- a CDS encoding uncharacterized protein (COG:S;~EggNog:ENOG410Q2WJ), whose amino-acid sequence is MQPTENPEQLSPLQTHLNTLHNLPLHTTIEAIHSLLPHLTPSISPTGTRLVSYTSSDSSASTDNLNALTGHGSLDTLGRIYLKCADRCTREHASFKTRLLHTNLDAAMEEIYSASQDLRMEGLKDGSVKIPPPGEDEVQMCACCRGDPDATILMKFHEEIALYFWENEYRDLFGDEKNSAGRYGRDETFLMASREQVERKARELEEGLSRL
- a CDS encoding uncharacterized protein (COG:S;~EggNog:ENOG410PKBS;~InterPro:IPR036864,IPR007219,IPR001138;~PFAM:PF00172,PF04082;~TransMembrane:2 (i211-230o515-536i);~go_function: GO:0000981 - DNA-binding transcription factor activity, RNA polymerase II-specific [Evidence IEA];~go_function: GO:0003677 - DNA binding [Evidence IEA];~go_function: GO:0008270 - zinc ion binding [Evidence IEA];~go_process: GO:0006351 - transcription, DNA-templated [Evidence IEA];~go_process: GO:0006355 - regulation of transcription, DNA-templated [Evidence IEA]) codes for the protein MLFRPEDMSTFSVEIDAATMTTVPGSSPFAKKYVTRACDTCKKRKCKCDGLEPCYRCASFRLDCSYNASYKRVKRRKLDNDQARAGRRPSPQQNESISNSPNGTDDARLSTETEGDAGDASAHAFLKSVYTHLQSMGQVLPRNLHRPAEQILEGDSVASIFFPPERHFAQEYIDCFYEHSNATYRYIPRSQIEHLLAGFYGQEEEFLQDDASIAVLLLVMAVGCVWLASWRNLDLEEQKTKGSRLFKAGRRRLAQVATVYPPTTTILQGHVLECQFYLALNMFNTAWVSLGNAIRLGQVAGLQRAVKQEYSLKEWSRRGIFWSLYMMDRYLSAALGRPMALDDVDITLPYPRPGLEEDLGKNEVGLTKGVVAHIRLTQITGRILKQLYPAVKHPRTPKSDDIVMDIELDLQIWLEETPSFFHPKSDDDRSEAGDCLAFFEIPWIFKRQQRTVRAAYNFTTILLYRGYLLDEFLQPNVPRRRIPSSKPAVEKCVEAALRLASFAADIEADETYNSVYWVTTHFTFCAISILTVYMTLYNDPDQQRIIEAVLERAMRGHRKLDNSINNQSQRLLEESRSIAQAIQASPPEYPSRMQRQDLTASHLCERSSTIPISNEVAAQSDEHLDSIYNETGWDPQGYANILHGEGLGVIMNIGFDTSLSPLNSFLPP
- a CDS encoding uncharacterized protein (COG:S;~EggNog:ENOG410PX7U) — its product is MPIGETLAAICLLRSYEIITQNVSSQSHLQGCYSLLASRHVQLTSDLLSAGFWNYLREDITVSLIEQRSLMIALSQHTPPESADDADFANSVTFLLGKAINRCLSINSPALSLPEWESIKSELDSWKASLPSSFDPIQTPGLGKQSNFPSIWALRGWHASSLHYYHTAMSILWLAEPLPQPLNTLQRLNNMNALRQKLDHHATEVCALVLTSDSAPVWVNAFGPIAFCGPWLQDIQKRNEITEEVKRWGELSGWPVSTITEALSSPMDVER
- a CDS encoding phytanoyl-CoA dioxygenase family protein (COG:S;~EggNog:ENOG410PK73;~InterPro:IPR008775;~PFAM:PF05721), translated to MNQTVTRLAKQTRQLLTQLGKLTSYPTSIRPSRSEIQNARLSPQNLEVAIRSLHRDGLVVVEDVIPHDCLARLNEKMVKDAYALQSREDDSPYNYNPGNIQQDAPPVSEHFDKNIFMNPIATQITSTALGPRPKWTFCSGNTAMPPTATAPPMSQPVHSDADFEHPVHPFAYVINVPLITMTPENGSTEVWLGTHTDTGLHVQEGLHGERASGRIKTDELEARRAVRPPCQPVVPKGSLVVRDLRLWHAGIGNQTEIARVMLAMIHFAPWYRNPMKLEFSDDLKETIRGQSELEVPVDWVSREEALSRYLNRGFGNAYDFNQSA